From Cellulophaga lytica DSM 7489, a single genomic window includes:
- a CDS encoding aspartyl protease family protein — MKLKALIFCMLFSIVSGAQTFELPEGKKYEKIKFKLVNNLIVLPAKINGAQFTFILDTGVSKPILFNFADQDSVDIKNVSEITIRGLGGGEPIKALKSTGNLLELNSFKNANQLVYIVLDKDLNFSPKLGMPVHGILGYDFFKNHIVEINYTNTFIKVHNPKNYKQSKNKKIEYLPLSLERKKAYIEAKALVKKNTVPVKLLIDTGSSDAVWLFENKIKGISIQHKYFEDFLGKGLSGDIYGKRTKIDQFKLGSYVIKDTKTAFPDSISVKYLTKKGERNGSVGGEVLKRFNWVFDYPNKQVSFKKNSNYKKPFWFRTSGMALQHGGLRYIKQSRLNAKKGLGNVSNNSFTSNVTVSYDNEVVISLVPQIVVSNLREGSPAKDAGLKIGDVILEVNKKEAHKYKLQELTHMVDDLPGKKVVVLVERRGERLLFNLRIKNLFK; from the coding sequence ATGAAACTAAAAGCTTTAATTTTTTGTATGCTTTTTTCAATAGTTTCTGGAGCTCAAACTTTTGAGTTGCCAGAAGGTAAAAAGTATGAGAAAATTAAGTTTAAACTAGTAAATAACCTTATTGTTTTACCAGCCAAAATTAATGGAGCTCAGTTTACCTTTATATTAGATACTGGGGTAAGTAAGCCTATTCTGTTTAATTTTGCTGATCAAGATTCTGTAGATATTAAAAATGTATCAGAAATTACAATAAGAGGATTAGGTGGTGGTGAGCCAATAAAAGCGTTAAAATCTACAGGAAACTTATTAGAACTTAACTCTTTTAAGAATGCCAATCAATTGGTATATATAGTTTTAGATAAAGACTTAAACTTTTCTCCTAAATTAGGAATGCCTGTACACGGAATTTTGGGGTATGACTTTTTTAAAAATCATATTGTAGAAATTAACTATACAAATACCTTTATTAAGGTACATAACCCTAAAAATTATAAACAATCTAAAAATAAAAAAATAGAATACTTACCACTAAGTTTAGAGCGTAAAAAGGCTTACATAGAGGCTAAAGCACTAGTTAAAAAAAATACTGTGCCTGTTAAATTACTTATAGATACAGGTAGTAGTGATGCTGTTTGGCTTTTTGAGAATAAAATAAAAGGTATTTCTATACAGCATAAATATTTTGAAGATTTTTTAGGGAAAGGGTTAAGTGGAGATATATATGGTAAAAGGACCAAAATAGATCAGTTTAAGTTAGGAAGTTATGTTATTAAGGATACAAAAACAGCTTTTCCAGATAGTATTTCTGTAAAATACTTAACTAAAAAAGGAGAACGTAATGGTAGTGTTGGAGGAGAAGTTTTAAAACGATTTAATTGGGTTTTTGACTATCCTAATAAACAAGTTTCTTTCAAAAAAAATTCTAACTACAAAAAGCCATTTTGGTTTAGAACTAGTGGTATGGCTTTACAACATGGTGGTTTGCGCTATATTAAACAAAGTAGGTTAAATGCAAAAAAAGGTCTTGGTAATGTAAGTAATAATAGTTTTACTTCTAATGTAACTGTTAGTTATGATAATGAAGTTGTAATAAGCTTAGTGCCGCAAATAGTTGTGTCAAACCTTAGAGAAGGGAGTCCTGCTAAAGATGCTGGCTTAAAAATAGGAGATGTTATATTAGAAGTAAATAAAAAAGAAGCACACAAATATAAGCTACAAGAGTTAACGCATATGGTAGATGATTTGCCAGGTAAAAAAGTAGTGGTGCTAGTAGAGCGTAGAGGAGAAAGGCTACTTTTTAACTTGCGTATTAAAAATTTATTTAAATAA
- a CDS encoding pyridoxal phosphate-dependent aminotransferase, translated as MPSISTKGLAMPESPIRKLVPYAENAKKKGINVIHLNIGQPDIKTPQVALDAVKNNTLDVIAYSRTEGSETYREKIAAYYKKQHINVTAQEIIVTTGGSEALAFVMGSIADADDEIIIPEPFYANYNGFATAAGVHVVPVVSKIENNFALPPIEEFEKLITSKTKAILICNPGNPTGYLYSKEEIKKLAAIVKKHNLFLIADEVYREFTYDGKEHYSILQEEGLEENAIIVDSVSKRYSMCGARIGCLVSKNKELVKTALKFAQARLSPPTYAQIASEAALETPNSYFTNVIEEYVERRNILITELEKVKGVRVAKPQGAFYCIAELPIKDADKFAQWLLEDFNINNETVMVAPAAGFYATKGLGKNQIRIAYVLDKESLKRAVNILKEALAVYQD; from the coding sequence ATGCCATCAATTTCAACAAAAGGGCTAGCAATGCCAGAATCACCAATTCGTAAATTGGTACCTTATGCAGAAAACGCTAAGAAAAAAGGAATAAATGTTATTCACTTAAATATTGGTCAGCCAGATATTAAAACTCCCCAAGTAGCTTTAGATGCAGTAAAAAATAATACATTAGATGTTATTGCCTATAGCAGAACAGAGGGGTCTGAAACATATAGAGAAAAAATAGCTGCGTATTATAAAAAGCAGCATATTAATGTTACCGCACAAGAAATTATTGTAACAACTGGAGGCTCTGAAGCTTTAGCCTTTGTAATGGGTAGCATTGCTGATGCTGATGATGAAATTATTATACCAGAACCTTTTTATGCAAACTATAACGGTTTTGCAACTGCAGCTGGTGTACATGTTGTTCCTGTAGTGTCTAAAATAGAAAATAACTTTGCATTACCACCTATAGAAGAATTTGAAAAATTAATAACTTCTAAAACTAAAGCAATTTTAATTTGTAACCCAGGCAATCCAACTGGTTATTTATACAGTAAAGAAGAAATAAAAAAACTAGCTGCAATTGTAAAAAAACACAATTTGTTTTTAATTGCAGATGAAGTATACAGAGAGTTTACATATGACGGTAAAGAGCACTACTCTATTTTACAGGAAGAAGGTTTAGAGGAAAATGCAATAATTGTAGATTCTGTTTCTAAAAGATATAGTATGTGTGGTGCTCGTATTGGGTGCCTTGTTTCTAAAAACAAAGAACTTGTAAAAACAGCTCTTAAATTTGCACAAGCAAGACTATCTCCGCCAACATATGCACAAATTGCTAGTGAAGCTGCTTTAGAAACACCTAATAGTTATTTTACAAATGTTATTGAAGAATATGTAGAACGCAGAAACATATTAATAACAGAATTAGAAAAAGTAAAAGGCGTACGTGTTGCTAAACCACAAGGAGCTTTTTATTGCATAGCAGAATTACCTATTAAAGACGCAGATAAATTTGCTCAGTGGCTTTTAGAAGATTTTAATATTAATAATGAAACTGTTATGGTTGCACCTGCTGCTGGCTTTTACGCTACAAAAGGTTTAGGCAAAAACCAAATAAGAATAGCATACGTTTTAGATAAAGAAAGCTTAAAAAGAGCCGTAAACATCTTAAAAGAAGCTTTAGCTGTATACCAAGATTAA
- the murB gene encoding UDP-N-acetylmuramate dehydrogenase yields the protein MVIKENISLKEYNTFGIDAKASYFCEVTSVEELKEAVALPNYPNKFIISGGSNMLITTNINALVIHIAIKGISISKEDSANVWLNVMAGENWHNLVLWSLDHNYGGLENMSLIPGNTGTAPIQNIGAYGVELKDSFVSCNALHIKSGEIHSFTKEECKFGYRDSFFKNEGKGKYIITSVVLKLTKKDHNLKVSYGAIKTELQKNNITKPTIKDVSDAVIAIRKSKLPNPAEIGNSGSFFKNPIVDKLIFDNFNQNNPDAPFYALPDNTYKIPAGWLIEQCGFKGKRYGDAGVHKNQALVLVNYGNATGNEILELSKKIQNSVLEKFNIQIEAEVNIIK from the coding sequence ATGGTTATTAAAGAAAACATATCATTAAAGGAATACAATACATTTGGTATAGACGCTAAAGCATCATACTTCTGCGAGGTAACTTCCGTAGAAGAGTTAAAAGAAGCTGTAGCATTACCAAATTACCCAAACAAATTTATTATTAGTGGTGGTAGCAATATGCTTATTACCACTAATATTAATGCTTTGGTTATACACATTGCTATTAAAGGCATAAGCATTAGTAAAGAAGATAGTGCCAATGTATGGCTAAATGTTATGGCAGGTGAAAATTGGCATAATCTTGTACTTTGGTCTTTAGACCATAATTATGGCGGACTAGAAAATATGTCTCTAATACCAGGTAATACAGGTACTGCTCCTATACAAAACATTGGTGCATATGGCGTAGAACTTAAAGACTCCTTTGTAAGCTGTAATGCATTACATATAAAAAGCGGAGAAATACACAGCTTTACTAAAGAAGAATGTAAATTTGGCTACCGAGATTCTTTCTTTAAAAATGAAGGAAAAGGCAAATACATTATTACATCTGTAGTTTTAAAACTAACCAAAAAAGACCATAATTTAAAGGTATCTTATGGTGCAATAAAAACAGAACTACAAAAAAACAATATTACAAAACCTACTATTAAAGATGTTTCCGATGCTGTTATAGCTATTAGAAAAAGTAAACTGCCAAATCCGGCTGAAATTGGAAATAGCGGCAGCTTTTTTAAGAACCCAATAGTAGACAAATTAATTTTTGATAACTTTAACCAAAATAACCCTGATGCTCCGTTTTACGCCCTGCCAGACAATACGTACAAAATACCAGCTGGCTGGCTTATAGAACAATGCGGATTTAAAGGAAAAAGATATGGAGATGCTGGCGTACACAAAAACCAAGCGCTAGTTTTAGTTAACTATGGTAATGCTACAGGAAATGAAATTCTTGAGCTATCAAAAAAAATACAAAATTCTGTTTTAGAGAAGTTTAACATTCAGATAGAAGCAGAAGTTAATATCATAAAATAA
- a CDS encoding RNA polymerase sigma factor, whose product MSTLLEKHIVELLQDRDEKAISLLYDHYGDTLFGVANKVVRDEDLAQDVLQESFVKIWKKADSYDSSKAKLFTWLFRITRNTAIDKLRSVNTKSDKEIQIDVSDVYNLGTESTRPELMDVKDNLHKLESKYKIVLEALFFEGMTQQEASEELNIPLGTIKSRLKIGLRELKKIYGSTALTILISFLL is encoded by the coding sequence ATGAGTACACTACTTGAAAAACATATTGTAGAATTACTACAAGATAGAGATGAAAAAGCAATATCTTTATTGTACGACCATTATGGTGATACTTTATTTGGTGTGGCTAACAAAGTTGTTAGAGATGAAGACTTAGCACAGGACGTACTACAAGAAAGTTTTGTGAAAATTTGGAAAAAAGCAGACTCTTATGACTCCTCTAAGGCTAAACTATTTACGTGGTTATTTAGAATTACCCGTAATACAGCTATAGACAAACTTAGAAGTGTAAACACAAAATCAGATAAGGAAATCCAAATAGACGTTTCAGACGTATATAATTTAGGTACAGAAAGCACTAGACCAGAACTTATGGATGTTAAAGATAACTTACACAAGTTAGAGTCTAAATATAAAATTGTCCTTGAAGCCTTATTTTTTGAAGGGATGACCCAACAAGAGGCTAGCGAAGAATTAAATATTCCTTTAGGAACTATTAAGTCTAGATTAAAAATTGGACTAAGAGAATTAAAGAAAATATACGGTTCTACCGCATTAACAATACTTATATCATTTTTGTTATGA
- a CDS encoding anti-sigma factor — MTDKIKKFLESDLLEKYLLDTTTTEETLRVERYIAMYPEVSKTYNELQENLEIFAKLHAIDAPDGLKNKILERVKAEKKSHSKFYRYIAIACSLAFVFAAASFFFWNQNKSLQEENTIVNNKMKTIENNMKQQLEDVRNQFIVLNNPKTKRYNVKGNTKAKELKAVAYINPVKKLSYINVKNIPNLPEDQCLQMWAEVDGKMINIGIIKDITDKDKLLALPYGENAMGYITIEPKGGNKTPTVENIVANISYAN; from the coding sequence ATGACAGATAAAATAAAAAAATTCTTAGAATCAGATCTTCTAGAAAAGTATCTTTTAGATACTACAACTACAGAAGAAACGCTTAGGGTAGAGCGCTACATAGCTATGTACCCAGAGGTAAGCAAAACGTACAACGAGTTGCAAGAAAATTTAGAAATTTTTGCAAAACTACATGCTATTGATGCTCCAGATGGTTTAAAAAACAAAATTCTTGAAAGAGTAAAAGCAGAGAAAAAATCGCACAGTAAATTTTACAGGTACATTGCTATTGCTTGTTCATTAGCTTTTGTTTTTGCAGCTGCTTCTTTCTTCTTCTGGAACCAAAACAAATCGTTACAAGAAGAAAACACTATTGTTAACAATAAAATGAAGACTATTGAAAACAATATGAAACAACAATTAGAGGATGTTAGAAACCAATTTATTGTACTTAACAACCCTAAAACAAAAAGGTACAATGTAAAAGGCAACACAAAAGCTAAAGAATTAAAGGCTGTTGCTTACATTAACCCTGTTAAAAAATTATCATACATAAATGTAAAAAACATACCTAATTTACCAGAAGACCAATGTTTACAAATGTGGGCAGAAGTAGATGGTAAAATGATTAATATTGGTATAATTAAAGACATTACAGATAAAGACAAATTACTAGCATTACCTTACGGAGAAAATGCTATGGGTTATATTACAATAGAACCTAAAGGTGGTAACAAAACACCAACAGTAGAAAATATTGTAGCTAATATATCATACGCAAACTAA
- a CDS encoding RNA polymerase sigma factor, giving the protein MKLSEEELNANLTKAKAGNQIAFSNLLDAFWNDVYGFLLVRTENENDAEDLTIQTFSKAFDKINTYDGNYKFKTWLITIGKNLHVDLFRKRKRSVLENMNYGNDDVIKVLDDAPTIEDQLIIEQNLANLLQDIKKLKPAYQRIINLRYFNELSYADIATELNEPINSVKVKLLRAKKLLAQIITAKPKS; this is encoded by the coding sequence ATGAAATTATCTGAAGAAGAACTTAACGCCAACTTAACCAAAGCTAAAGCAGGTAACCAAATTGCTTTTAGCAACCTTTTAGACGCCTTTTGGAACGATGTTTACGGCTTTTTACTTGTAAGAACCGAAAACGAAAACGACGCAGAAGACCTAACAATACAAACTTTCTCTAAAGCTTTTGATAAAATAAACACCTATGATGGTAACTACAAGTTTAAAACTTGGTTAATTACTATTGGTAAAAATTTACACGTAGATTTATTTAGAAAAAGAAAGCGTAGCGTACTTGAAAATATGAATTATGGCAATGATGATGTTATAAAAGTATTAGATGATGCACCTACCATAGAAGACCAATTAATAATAGAACAAAATTTAGCCAATCTTTTACAAGACATAAAAAAGCTAAAACCTGCTTACCAAAGAATTATAAACTTGCGTTACTTTAATGAATTAAGCTATGCAGATATTGCAACCGAGCTTAATGAACCTATAAATAGTGTAAAAGTAAAACTACTACGCGCAAAAAAACTACTTGCTCAAATTATAACAGCAAAACCAAAATCTTGA
- the lipA gene encoding lipoyl synthase, whose product MSINTVDNVKPPKGKPKWLRVKLPTGKKYTQLRGLVDKYSLNTICTSGSCPNMGECWGEGTATFMILGNVCTRSCGFCGVKTGRPEDVDWEEPEKVARSIKIMSIKHAVITSVDRDDLKDMGSIIWAETVKAIRRMNPETTLETLIPDFQGIGTHLDRIIEVGPEVVSHNMETVKRLTREVRIQAKYERSLDVLRYLKDNGARRTKSGIMLGLGEQEEEVIKVMEDLRAANVDVVTIGQYLQPSKKHLPVKEFILPEQFKKYEELGLEMGFRHVESGALVRSSYKAHKHIN is encoded by the coding sequence ATGAGTATTAACACTGTAGATAACGTAAAACCGCCTAAGGGAAAACCAAAATGGTTACGAGTAAAACTACCTACTGGTAAAAAGTACACACAGTTAAGAGGTTTAGTAGACAAATACAGCCTTAACACTATATGCACATCAGGTAGTTGTCCTAATATGGGAGAATGTTGGGGAGAAGGCACAGCTACATTTATGATTCTTGGTAACGTATGTACTAGATCATGCGGATTTTGCGGTGTAAAAACAGGAAGACCGGAAGATGTAGATTGGGAAGAACCAGAAAAAGTAGCACGTTCTATTAAAATAATGAGCATTAAACATGCTGTTATTACATCTGTAGACAGGGACGATTTAAAAGATATGGGATCTATTATATGGGCAGAAACTGTAAAGGCCATAAGAAGAATGAACCCAGAAACAACTTTAGAAACTCTTATTCCAGATTTTCAAGGAATAGGCACTCACCTAGACCGCATTATAGAAGTTGGTCCAGAAGTAGTTTCTCATAATATGGAAACTGTAAAAAGACTAACTAGAGAAGTGCGCATACAAGCTAAATACGAGAGAAGTTTAGATGTACTGCGTTATTTAAAAGATAACGGAGCCAGAAGAACTAAATCTGGTATTATGCTAGGCTTAGGAGAACAAGAAGAAGAGGTTATTAAGGTTATGGAAGACCTTAGAGCTGCAAATGTAGATGTTGTAACTATTGGCCAATACCTACAACCTTCTAAAAAACACCTTCCTGTAAAAGAGTTTATTTTACCTGAGCAATTTAAAAAATATGAAGAATTAGGACTAGAAATGGGTTTTAGACACGTAGAGAGTGGCGCACTGGTTCGCTCATCATACAAAGCACACAAACATATTAACTAA
- the gap gene encoding type I glyceraldehyde-3-phosphate dehydrogenase: MKKINIGINGFGRIGRTLFRLLNQYPNLNVVAINDLADAKTLAHLLKYDSVHGIFNENISNTENTIVVNGNTINLTNASTPKDIPWHNSNVDLVIESSGKFKTQKELNYHLKNGANKVILSVPPADNAIKMIVYGINHTDITAEDHIISNASCTTNNAAPMVKVINDLCGIEQAYITTIHSYTTDQSLHDQPHRDLRRARAAGQSIIPTTTGAARALTKIFPELAEVIGGCGIRVPVPNGSLTDITFNVKKETSIQEINNAFKYHADNNLKKILYYTEDPIVSIDVNNSSYSCTFDSQMTSVIGKMVKVIGWYDNESGYSSRIIDLINLLVQKKYI; this comes from the coding sequence ATGAAAAAAATAAACATTGGTATTAACGGTTTCGGCAGAATTGGCCGTACCTTATTTAGGTTATTAAACCAATACCCAAACTTAAATGTTGTAGCTATTAATGATTTGGCAGATGCTAAAACATTAGCTCACTTATTAAAGTATGATAGTGTACACGGTATTTTTAATGAAAATATATCTAATACAGAAAATACTATTGTAGTAAACGGTAACACTATAAATTTAACAAATGCTAGCACGCCTAAAGATATTCCTTGGCACAATAGCAATGTAGACTTAGTTATAGAGTCTTCAGGTAAATTTAAAACTCAAAAAGAGCTAAATTATCATTTAAAAAACGGAGCCAATAAGGTTATTTTATCAGTTCCGCCAGCAGATAATGCTATAAAAATGATAGTTTACGGCATAAATCATACAGACATAACTGCAGAAGACCACATTATATCTAATGCATCATGCACAACAAATAATGCGGCTCCTATGGTAAAAGTTATTAACGACTTATGTGGTATAGAGCAAGCGTATATTACAACCATACACTCTTACACTACAGATCAAAGCCTGCATGACCAGCCTCATAGAGATTTACGTAGAGCAAGAGCTGCAGGGCAATCTATAATACCAACTACAACTGGTGCTGCCAGAGCTTTAACTAAAATATTTCCAGAGTTAGCAGAAGTTATTGGAGGTTGTGGCATTAGAGTACCGGTGCCAAATGGCTCATTAACAGATATTACCTTTAATGTAAAAAAAGAAACCTCTATACAAGAAATAAACAACGCATTTAAGTACCACGCAGACAACAACTTAAAAAAAATACTGTATTACACCGAAGATCCTATTGTTTCTATTGATGTAAACAATAGTTCTTATTCTTGTACGTTTGATTCTCAGATGACTTCTGTTATTGGTAAAATGGTAAAGGTCATTGGTTGGTATGATAATGAGTCTGGATACAGCAGTAGAATTATTGACCTCATAAATTTGTTGGTTCAAAAAAAATATATTTGA
- a CDS encoding ATP-binding protein, translating into MKKVKHNLIFKTVLTAIFSCLLFSCAIAQEPPTAFKDLDYYFSVARKNKNQNNIKSALEAIQKAADYAEKKEDEKGLIDCFHKYAFLYLELNNVPRSKFYWDRTRVLLKNIAYPYGSSESKYLEAIYLYLDKNNFQAEEKLSEAKQLSNDRNLLNRIVLTQANINFQKTNFLKASRFYNALVVNSDIYEKDYFTTQGYLGLAKINSFDNPEDCIKFGLEALPIAKKNGFINEMLEINTLVGKAYEDIKDYNTALIFNKNLIHLKDSLYGITASKASERTANDIHIEGLEQDVKTLLDKNLEQEASINRSESTNIVAFAILAIISLLAISLYRNNQIKIKTNNLLQKTNKELEIAKDEAVKAMEAKTNFLSTVSHELRTPLYAVTGLTNLLLEENPTENQKEHLKSLKFSGDYLLNFINDILQVNKIDAQKLETLQIEFSLRKTIKDVIDSLQQSAKSNNTKLNLVIDKKISRAHLGDPIKISQILINLIGNAIKFTKNGEVTVTINELKKVEDICTIYFEVKDTGIGISNELQENIFDSFEQGSIQINREYGGTGLGLTIVKNLLNLFGSTIHLESTKGVGSIFSFEIELVCKDKGASNTEDEYIPQEFIFEGLKLLIVEDNKINQVITKKMLSKKGMASDIANNGTEAIELAQNNTYDAILMDIHMPGISGVEATIEIRKFDSEIPIIALTAISLDDSVENFYAAGCDDIVTKPFKPDYFYQKIGENIFNKKIT; encoded by the coding sequence TTGAAAAAAGTAAAACATAATCTAATATTTAAAACAGTACTTACTGCAATTTTTAGTTGCTTACTGTTTTCTTGTGCAATTGCTCAAGAACCTCCAACTGCATTTAAAGATTTAGATTATTACTTTTCTGTTGCTCGTAAAAACAAAAATCAAAACAACATAAAATCTGCATTAGAGGCCATACAAAAAGCTGCCGATTACGCAGAAAAAAAAGAAGATGAAAAAGGGTTAATAGATTGTTTTCATAAATATGCATTTTTATATTTAGAACTAAACAATGTACCCAGATCTAAGTTTTATTGGGACAGAACAAGAGTTTTATTAAAAAACATAGCCTACCCATACGGCTCTAGCGAAAGCAAATATCTAGAGGCTATTTACTTATACTTAGATAAAAATAATTTTCAGGCCGAAGAAAAATTATCAGAAGCAAAACAACTAAGTAATGATCGTAATTTACTTAACCGTATAGTTTTAACCCAGGCTAACATCAACTTTCAAAAAACAAATTTTTTAAAAGCATCTAGATTTTACAATGCACTTGTTGTAAACTCAGATATTTATGAAAAAGATTACTTTACAACTCAAGGCTACCTAGGTTTAGCAAAAATTAATTCTTTTGACAATCCTGAAGATTGCATAAAATTTGGATTAGAAGCATTACCAATTGCTAAAAAAAATGGTTTTATAAATGAAATGCTAGAAATTAATACTCTAGTTGGCAAAGCTTATGAAGATATTAAAGACTACAACACAGCTTTAATTTTTAATAAAAACCTAATTCATTTAAAAGATTCATTATACGGTATAACCGCAAGTAAAGCCAGTGAAAGAACCGCAAATGATATACATATTGAAGGATTAGAGCAAGATGTAAAAACTTTATTAGATAAAAATTTAGAGCAAGAAGCATCTATAAATAGGTCTGAGAGCACAAATATTGTTGCTTTTGCCATTTTAGCTATCATTTCTTTATTGGCAATTTCATTATACAGAAACAATCAAATAAAAATTAAAACAAATAATTTACTACAAAAAACAAATAAAGAGTTAGAAATTGCTAAAGATGAAGCGGTTAAAGCTATGGAAGCTAAAACCAATTTTTTATCTACAGTAAGTCATGAACTACGTACACCATTATATGCAGTTACCGGTTTAACCAATTTACTATTAGAAGAAAACCCTACTGAAAATCAAAAAGAGCATTTAAAATCACTTAAATTTTCTGGAGATTACCTTTTAAATTTTATAAATGATATACTACAGGTTAACAAAATTGATGCTCAAAAATTAGAAACTTTACAAATTGAGTTTAGCCTAAGAAAAACTATAAAAGATGTTATAGATTCTCTACAACAAAGTGCAAAATCTAACAATACAAAACTTAATTTGGTTATAGACAAAAAAATATCTAGAGCCCATTTAGGAGACCCTATCAAAATATCACAAATACTAATAAATTTAATTGGTAACGCTATAAAATTTACCAAAAATGGCGAGGTTACTGTTACCATTAATGAGCTTAAAAAAGTTGAAGATATTTGTACTATTTATTTTGAAGTAAAGGATACTGGAATAGGAATATCTAATGAATTACAAGAAAATATTTTTGATAGTTTTGAACAAGGATCTATACAAATTAATAGAGAATACGGTGGTACAGGTCTTGGCTTAACAATTGTAAAAAACTTATTAAATTTATTTGGGAGCACTATACATTTAGAAAGCACAAAAGGAGTTGGCTCTATATTTAGCTTTGAAATAGAACTTGTTTGCAAAGACAAAGGCGCAAGTAATACTGAAGATGAGTACATACCACAAGAGTTTATTTTTGAAGGGTTAAAACTACTTATTGTAGAAGACAACAAAATAAACCAAGTAATTACTAAAAAAATGCTTTCTAAAAAAGGAATGGCTAGTGACATTGCTAATAATGGTACAGAAGCCATAGAGCTTGCCCAAAATAACACTTATGACGCTATTTTAATGGATATTCATATGCCAGGTATAAGTGGTGTAGAAGCTACTATTGAGATTAGAAAGTTTGACTCTGAAATTCCTATTATTGCACTTACCGCTATTTCTTTAGATGACAGTGTAGAGAATTTTTACGCGGCTGGTTGTGATGATATTGTTACCAAGCCTTTTAAACCAGATTACTTTTATCAAAAAATAGGAGAAAATATCTTCAATAAAAAAATTACCTAA
- the lpxK gene encoding tetraacyldisaccharide 4'-kinase translates to MQLLRKLAFPFSLLYGLVVYLRNYLFNVGVFSSVSFKTPTICVGNLSAGGTGKTPMIELLIHNLQNQYKLAVLSRGYGRKSKGLLIANSTTSVEELGDEPYQIYKKYPAVTMVVDGNRRNGIATLEKQIKPDIILLDDAYQHRKVKPTFSILLTAYGNLYKDDWYLPTGNLRDAKNEAKRANVIIVTKCPSAITAKEQQLIQQKLKPKKHQQLLFAILSYATTLKGYKSPLTINNLKDKKITLVTGIANPKPLVNFLSTQGLDFEHLAYKDHHFFTDAEIANFASKPFVITTEKDFVRLQGKLSNLCYIEVQHQILHKGKTKLLNSIKNIVR, encoded by the coding sequence ATGCAACTACTCAGAAAATTAGCATTTCCTTTTTCTTTACTCTACGGACTAGTAGTTTATTTGCGTAATTATTTGTTTAATGTTGGTGTGTTTTCTTCAGTATCATTTAAAACGCCAACCATTTGCGTAGGTAATTTAAGTGCTGGTGGTACTGGAAAAACACCTATGATAGAGTTGTTAATACACAACTTGCAAAACCAATATAAACTGGCTGTTTTAAGTAGGGGGTACGGAAGAAAATCTAAAGGTTTATTAATAGCAAACAGCACAACTAGTGTGGAAGAATTGGGAGATGAACCTTATCAAATATACAAGAAATACCCTGCTGTTACAATGGTTGTAGATGGCAACCGTAGAAACGGAATTGCAACCTTAGAAAAGCAAATAAAGCCAGATATTATTTTGTTGGATGATGCATACCAGCATAGAAAAGTTAAGCCAACATTTTCTATACTACTTACTGCATACGGTAACCTATATAAAGATGATTGGTATTTGCCAACTGGCAATTTACGTGATGCTAAAAACGAAGCAAAACGTGCTAACGTAATAATTGTAACTAAATGTCCTAGTGCTATTACAGCAAAAGAACAACAATTGATACAGCAAAAACTTAAGCCTAAAAAACACCAGCAGTTATTGTTTGCAATATTAAGTTATGCTACTACATTAAAAGGGTATAAGTCTCCGTTAACAATAAACAATTTAAAAGATAAAAAGATAACTTTAGTTACAGGTATAGCAAACCCTAAGCCTTTGGTAAATTTTTTAAGTACACAAGGGCTAGATTTTGAGCATTTAGCGTATAAAGATCATCATTTTTTTACAGATGCAGAAATAGCAAACTTTGCAAGTAAACCATTTGTAATAACTACAGAAAAGGACTTTGTAAGACTGCAGGGTAAGTTAAGTAATTTATGTTATATAGAAGTGCAGCACCAAATATTACATAAGGGAAAAACAAAACTATTAAACAGTATAAAAAATATTGTTAGGTAA